The region AAAGCAATCAGGTAATTGTGCATACTGCAGGCAGTCAGCCAATAGACGTAATCGCAAAATACCATAAGCATGCTGGTGTATTATATCCCTTACAAACCTTTTCGGCCCAACGAAAAGTAAATTTCAAGCATGTGCCGGTTTTAATTGAAACAAACAGCGATTATGCTAAAAAACAATTATCTGATGTTGCCAACAAGATCTCTACAAGTGTTTTGCAAGTAAACAGCTATGAGCGATTACAAATACATACAGCAGCTGTTTTCGTCTGCAACTTCACAAACCTCATGTACACTTATGGTAAAGATATTCTGGATAATTACAATTTACCTTTTGAAGTACTAAGACCGCTAATAAAAGAGACTGCCGAAAAAGCGCTTTCAAATGACCCGGTGAATGTACAAACTGGTCCGGCAATAAGAAATGACGAGGCAACACTGACCAAACACATCAATCAGCTTGATGCTGATATGGCGCAAAAATATGAACAACTCTCCAATTGGATTAAAAAACGGCACAGTTGAAGCAAAAAAGCCTTGATGATTTATTATCTTTATGCCTTCGTAAGATGATTTATATGATAAGCATGACCGGAAGTACAAAAGATACAATACCAAAGCAGTTAAAAACAAAAAAGTAAAAGTGTATCAAGAACTGTGAAATATGCTGATCTAAGTTTTATTCCGGACAGGTTAAAATAAAAACAGATGAAGAAGAATTTTAAAGAACAACTGAACAATATAAAAGTATTTATTTTCGATGTAGACGGCGTGTTTACAGATGGTTCACTATATTTACTCCCGGGAGGTGAACAGGCGCGTCAAATGAACATACGTGATGGATTTGCCGTTAAACATGCTGCTGAGCAAGGTTACAAAATAGGGATTATTACGGGAGGTGAAGATGAACCGGTAAGATGGCGTTTCAACAAGCTTGGTGTAAAGGATATATACCTGCCTTCAAAAAGTAAGGTAGAGGATTTCAATCATTTTATCGCTCAACACAACATTGATCCGGCATCTGTACTTTACATGGGCGACGATATGCCAGATTACGAAGTAATGAAACTTGCCGGCATACCGACCTGTCCGGCAGATGCTGATTCCGAAATCAAACAAATATCAGATTACATATCAGACAAAAAAGGTGGAGAAGGATGCGTACGCGATGTAATTGAGCAAGTTCTGAGAGCGCAGGGCAATTGGGTAAAATAGATGCAAGAGGTTCTAATAATCAAATATTAAAACATATAATATATGCAGGCTTTTTTAAGACTTATCAGATGGCCCAACCTCATTATCATCCCGCTGGTAATGGCCGCAATACGTTTTGCAGTAATAGAACCTATGTTGCATATAAGTGGCATGAGCCCGGCAATGCCCCTGCGAGAATTCTGGCTCATGGTTTTGGCTACTATGTTTCTGGGCTCAGGTGGTTATATTATTAATGATTATTTCGACCGGAAAATAGATCTTATAAACAAGCCGGGAAAAGTGGTGGTTGGACAAAAAATGAGTCGCATCGGTGTTATAACCTGGCACATTATATTTAATTCTCTTGCAGTGCTAATCGGGCTATGGCTGGCCTGGCAGGTGCATCTTTGGTGGGTAGCCGCAGTTTATGCATTTGTGAGTGGCATATTCTGGTTCTATTCCACCACTTACAAAAGAATGTTTTTAATAGGCAACATTATAGTTTCACTTTTAACAGCAATGGTGCCTTTCCAGGTACTGTTGTTTGAATACACTTATCAGGCCAATGAAGGTATCATGCTTTTTGGCGAAGGACCACTTCAGCAAAACCTTTATATAATTGCGCTGTGGGTTACTGCCTTCTCCTTTTTTGCATTTATGACAAACCTGATTCGTGAAATCGTTAAAGATTTTGAAGATATTCGCGGTGATATGCGCTATGGGAGAAAATCAGTTCCAATTGTACTTGGCCTAAAAAGCACAAAATGGGTCGTACAAGTTCTAACCCTGGCCACCATACTGGCCATCATTTATGTGGCATCCAGAGTAGTTTTCGACTGGTTTTCATGGGTTTACATCTCTACGCTAATTATTTTACCATTATTATTACACATGTATCTATTGCACTTTGCCCACAAAAAGCGTCAATTTCATCGCATCAGTCAGCTAATGAAAATTGTAATGTTTACGGGCCTTCTTTACGCACTCATTGTCAGATATAATGTACTTCAAATTGTATGATTGAATATATCAACGCAAATAAAGATATAATTTTAGCCTCTGGATCGCCCAGAAGACAGGAGTTATTGCAAGCACTGGGATTAGCATTCACTGTGCAACAAAAAAAGGTTGAAGAGACGTATCCGGGCAACTTAAAACCCAGGGAAGTTGCAGAATACTTAGCTGAAAAAAAAGCAAGTGTCTTTAGCACCCCTTCAAAAAACCAGATCATTATTACTGCAGATACCATCGTAGCTCTAAATGAACGAATATTGGGTAAACCATCCAATAAAAATGAAGCTGCCGAAATGTTAAGAGCCTTGTCGGCAACCAGTCATGATGTAATTACCGGTGTATGTGTACGCGATGCTTCGAATTACTACCTGTTCCATGGAAGCACCCGGGTTACTTTTGAAGAATTATCAGACGAACTCACGGCAAAGTATATAGAAAAAGAGCAACCATATGATAAAGCCGGAGCTTATGGCATTCAGGAATGGTTTGGGATGGTCGCTGTAAAATATATTGAAGGCAGCTATTATAATGTTATGGGACTGCCCGTACATTTACTATATCGGAAATTAATAGAAATTATATAACACTAAAACATAGCTTTATGATTAAAAGACGATTAATACTTTTTATTGTAGCAACTTTAATTGTATTGCCCCTTCTCAGGGCACATGAAGGAATGTGGGTTCCTATTTTGCTCGAAAAATACTCATATGAGCAAATGCAGAAAGCCGGATTCAAACTCACAGCTGAGGATATTTATGACATAAACCAGGCCTCTCTCAAAGATGCTGTAGTAGGACTGGGCTATATGGGCCGGCCATTCAGGCATTTTTG is a window of Salinivirga cyanobacteriivorans DNA encoding:
- a CDS encoding Rossmann-like and DUF2520 domain-containing protein, coding for MNKMQSNFSISVIGAGNVAHSLVPALLSKGYLIDYVFARNPQHAATFAKKFDIKCTDNLNDLTGDIVIMAVTDSAIEQISVKLAMQSNQVIVHTAGSQPIDVIAKYHKHAGVLYPLQTFSAQRKVNFKHVPVLIETNSDYAKKQLSDVANKISTSVLQVNSYERLQIHTAAVFVCNFTNLMYTYGKDILDNYNLPFEVLRPLIKETAEKALSNDPVNVQTGPAIRNDEATLTKHINQLDADMAQKYEQLSNWIKKRHS
- a CDS encoding KdsC family phosphatase: MKKNFKEQLNNIKVFIFDVDGVFTDGSLYLLPGGEQARQMNIRDGFAVKHAAEQGYKIGIITGGEDEPVRWRFNKLGVKDIYLPSKSKVEDFNHFIAQHNIDPASVLYMGDDMPDYEVMKLAGIPTCPADADSEIKQISDYISDKKGGEGCVRDVIEQVLRAQGNWVK
- a CDS encoding geranylgeranylglycerol-phosphate geranylgeranyltransferase, producing MQAFLRLIRWPNLIIIPLVMAAIRFAVIEPMLHISGMSPAMPLREFWLMVLATMFLGSGGYIINDYFDRKIDLINKPGKVVVGQKMSRIGVITWHIIFNSLAVLIGLWLAWQVHLWWVAAVYAFVSGIFWFYSTTYKRMFLIGNIIVSLLTAMVPFQVLLFEYTYQANEGIMLFGEGPLQQNLYIIALWVTAFSFFAFMTNLIREIVKDFEDIRGDMRYGRKSVPIVLGLKSTKWVVQVLTLATILAIIYVASRVVFDWFSWVYISTLIILPLLLHMYLLHFAHKKRQFHRISQLMKIVMFTGLLYALIVRYNVLQIV
- a CDS encoding Maf family nucleotide pyrophosphatase, with product MIEYINANKDIILASGSPRRQELLQALGLAFTVQQKKVEETYPGNLKPREVAEYLAEKKASVFSTPSKNQIIITADTIVALNERILGKPSNKNEAAEMLRALSATSHDVITGVCVRDASNYYLFHGSTRVTFEELSDELTAKYIEKEQPYDKAGAYGIQEWFGMVAVKYIEGSYYNVMGLPVHLLYRKLIEII